From a region of the Arachis ipaensis cultivar K30076 chromosome B09, Araip1.1, whole genome shotgun sequence genome:
- the LOC107615418 gene encoding uncharacterized protein LOC107615418 — MERKLQLEELECLRLEAYENAKFYKEKAKAFHDQNIRRKNFKIGDEVLVYNSRLRLMPGKLRSRWDRPFRVVDVKPYGVVEVIHPINGVKFKVNGHRVKLYHTQPKNAKELEIFLLGEVSK; from the coding sequence ATGGAACGTAAGCTTCAATTGGAGGAATTAGAATGTCTTAGGTtagaagcatatgagaatgctaaGTTCTACAAGGAAAAAGCCAAGGCATTCCATGACCAGAATATTAGGAGGAAGAACTTCAAGATAGGTGATGAAGTGCTTGTGTACAATTCAAGGTTGCGATTAATGCCCGGAAAATTGAGATCTAGATGGGACAGGCCGTTTAGAGTGGTAGATGTCAAGCCTTATGGGGTGGTGGAAGTGATTCACCCTATCAATGGAGTTAAATTCAAGGTTAATGGTCATAGGGTGAAGCTTTATCACACTCAACCCAAGAATGCCAAGGAGTTAGAGATTTTCCTCCTTGGTGAAGTTTCCAAGTGA